The following nucleotide sequence is from Candidatus Aegiribacteria sp..
AGAACTGATGTAAAACATGCGTTCCTGGAAGCACAGCGGCTTCAGCGTTCATTCTGGAAGCCCTGTCAAGGCTGAAGATGAAGATCCCAGACCTCCGGAATCTCTGTAGTCACAATACTCCTCGAGTGGAACATGTACTGTTGTGTGACCATCATTGAGCAAAGCAACTAACGAGGCTACTTCCCTAAGGAAGATCGCGAGGTCTGAGGAATACCCACCGGGAGGGTAACGTCAAAGTGTGACCGACAAGAGAGGTGTGCGTCAAGCACGCGTCTTTAAGGTTTGTAAGCTTGACGAGCTACGGAGCTATGACCACAACACTGATACATTCTATCGTGAGTCTCGGGTTATCCGGGTCTATGCAGTTATAGGTATTGATAGAAAGGAGGACCGTGTTCCCCTCGCGCAGATCCGTGAAAGCGCAGAAGAAGGCCGGATACATGAGCAGCGGCTCCTCTTCCAGATCAAAAAGCCTCCACGCACTACTGGAAATTGTGTTTATCTGCTCGTCCGTTAACGTCACATACACGGCGCTGGACTCCCCATACGGCGCATCTTTCACTGCCTCAAACTGGATTCTGGTCAGGGTGATCGTGATAGTAGGGATATCATCGGTCTCAGACCTACTCTGGGCCAGGGCGGGGATTGTAAGAACCGCCAGTAGGATCGAAACTATTATCACTGCCGTTTTGCCCCTCATCTTCTGTACCTCCTATAGATGTAAAAACTAATTTACGCCAGTATATACGTTTTAGCGACCTTTATCAAACGCCGCTCCGGTTGGGACCGTCATGTTCAGATCGAAAGGTAATCCTCTGGGCGCATAATAATAGGACAATGGATTTTCCTCAATCCCATTTTCTGCACACGAAGCAGCCCATTCGTCCCAGCATACCTCCGATTTCTGCCTGAAACCGAGCATACTGCCCGAAACAAGCCTGGTCAAACATGTCTTCCCGCAGACTTTCTTGAAAAGATTTGCCCACAGCTGCCTTCTGCGGAGTGAGCATACTGTACGATCCTGTATGCAAGATGCGGATCTCTCCCCGGTTGCTTCTGTCGGTAAAGGGATTGAAATGTTACAGGTGGTAAATCCAGCTGCTGTTTATTGGTTCATCCTCAGCCATATGATTGCCCCTGAATAATGTTAATATGTTTGACCTGATCCCAAACCTTTGTCCCCCAGACCACGAAGCCCCCTCATCAGAGCCGGGGCAGGTCAGTGGGATTAAGCGACGCGTCCTCACCCACGCCATCGAGCTCAATATCTGGTCCCTCATCTTCAGCCAGATCGATAGAGCTGATATCGAGGAAGCACGGGATACTGAAATGTGAAGCATAAGGTGGATTATCCGGGTTTGTTTGGCGGGGTTTCGACACGGTATCGACCAACTACAACAACCCGCGCAAAGGTTCGGCTGTACTTCTTTCCGAAGACGATTATGATAATCTTATTGAGACACTCGACTTACTCTCAATTCCTGGCTTCAAGGAGAGTATCAAACAATCAACTGATCAGATTGAGAATGGAGAGACTGTTTCTTTTGATGCTCTTTTCAAGCACGACTAAATGAAGAAGTATGAAATCCGTTTCACGAAGGAAGCCATTAAGAACATCAGGAGGCTCAACGATCGTGAGACTGGTAAACTTCAGGATATTCTTCTGAAGCAGGTTGCGCAGAATCCCAAGTCAGGTAAGAGACTAGTTGGGGATTTGAAGGGATATTTCTCAATCTGTTTATCCTACAGGAATCGTATTGTATACTCTATTGATGATGAAAAAAACATTATCTATGTGCATCGAGCAGGAACACACTATGGGGATTAGTAGTTTATCTGAGCTTCAAACTGGTTTATTGTGACCGATCAAAGCATTACAATTAAAGATTAACCAGAGAAACATTCACCATCTCGTGGGTCTGTTCTTCGCTGTAGTCCAGCTGCTCCATAGCACCGGAATGGCATACTGTGGAATAGCTTCCGCATCCCTTGCACAGAGCCGTGTTGATCGAGCAGACCTGTCTGCCGTTCTTCCATATCAGGCTCGGGGCGCTGTAGAGACACACGGAAACGCATATTCCGCATCCTATGCAGACGTCATCGTCCAGGCTGGCGATATTGGCCACTGACAGATACTTGTCAGAACTGATTATGATGCATGCCCGTTCGGCAGCAGCCTTGGCCTGGGAAACGGTCTCGTCCATATTCTTTGGTGAATGAGCTAATCCTGCCAGGAATATTCCCTCGGCGGAGAAATCCACCGGTCTGAGCTTATCGTGGGTTTCCATGAAGAATCTGTCTTCGTTGAGCGGTATCT
It contains:
- a CDS encoding type II toxin-antitoxin system RelE/ParE family toxin gives rise to the protein MKKYEIRFTKEAIKNIRRLNDRETGKLQDILLKQVAQNPKSGKRLVGDLKGYFSICLSYRNRIVYSIDDEKNIIYVHRAGTHYGD